From the genome of Nitrosomonas sp., one region includes:
- a CDS encoding DUF2141 domain-containing protein, whose protein sequence is MLIFIFNLVLAPFAVANKHLDIRPHEAPDPCNPDIAQVRVTINGVGSGGILSVELYHDPDNFLYKKGRTKRIRIPASEGQHKVCFNLEKLGTYAVAAYHDVNGNRKLNKKWNMMPEEPFGLSNNPEQRFGFPKFSESAFNTDEHGADITIDLQQPPK, encoded by the coding sequence ATGCTTATTTTTATTTTCAACCTCGTATTAGCACCATTTGCCGTTGCCAATAAACACCTGGACATCCGTCCTCATGAAGCGCCTGATCCTTGCAATCCAGATATCGCACAGGTCAGAGTTACGATTAACGGAGTCGGCTCAGGCGGAATTTTAAGTGTAGAGCTTTATCATGACCCGGACAATTTTTTGTATAAAAAGGGACGCACAAAACGTATTCGTATTCCTGCTTCCGAGGGCCAGCATAAAGTCTGTTTCAATCTTGAGAAACTGGGCACGTACGCCGTTGCGGCCTACCACGATGTCAACGGTAACCGTAAACTCAATAAAAAATGGAACATGATGCCCGAGGAACCTTTCGGGTTGTCAAATAATCCGGAACAACGTTTTGGATTTCCGAAATTCAGTGAATCAGCATTTAACACGGATGAACACGGCGCTGACATTACGATTGATCTACAACAACCGCCCAAGTAA
- a CDS encoding toll/interleukin-1 receptor domain-containing protein, producing MDEKNWDRLFRRIEDGLVVPVLGQQILSYGDNNSTLQVRIAHDLLQQNDIAPDSVSLTPFNELNDAVVLIKKQQTYDIQDLYADIHDAIKNLTTGPNTAIPAPVQQIAAITAFQLYITLTPDDQLARCLRDRCAVNEIIYSPYLPTSEGTDLPSDWQTRHGEAQLLYLFGKSRAAPMFAVHDEDLLEYVHNIIARGSHVPIRFLDELQQRSLLLIGCNFPEWLCRFFLRLAKQGRLLDTQRKREWLIENKLLDKNLIYFLESYSSGTKVISDISPIAFIAELHQRWLARNKISEPVVPQQAENMPRSALFFISYSRITDSKAAVKLIKSLQSQGVASHEIWFDKNSIEPGNDLRTRILNGIRTCRYFIPLISKSADAVDEKYFRREWHEAIDRSKAIQGRTFIFPIVVDQAFKLEEFRRIPHEFMELLIGHAPAGEPNEQTLVALKKLIRSERLNQEHA from the coding sequence ATGGACGAAAAAAACTGGGACCGGTTATTTAGGCGAATTGAAGATGGCCTTGTTGTGCCTGTTCTTGGACAGCAGATACTGTCCTACGGAGACAACAATAGCACCCTGCAAGTACGGATAGCCCACGATCTTTTGCAACAGAATGATATCGCACCCGATTCCGTTTCATTGACACCGTTCAATGAACTCAACGATGCTGTCGTTCTAATCAAGAAACAGCAAACGTATGATATACAAGATTTATACGCCGATATTCATGACGCCATCAAGAATCTGACAACAGGTCCAAATACAGCAATCCCGGCACCAGTTCAGCAAATTGCAGCAATCACTGCGTTTCAGTTGTATATCACACTCACACCCGACGACCAGCTTGCCCGTTGCCTGCGCGATCGCTGTGCGGTCAATGAAATTATTTATTCACCTTACTTACCGACAAGCGAAGGAACAGATTTACCATCCGACTGGCAAACCCGACATGGTGAGGCACAACTGTTATATCTGTTCGGCAAATCACGTGCTGCACCCATGTTTGCCGTACATGACGAAGATTTATTAGAATATGTGCACAATATTATCGCCCGCGGCAGTCACGTTCCGATCAGGTTTCTGGATGAACTGCAACAACGCAGCCTCTTGCTGATCGGGTGTAATTTCCCTGAGTGGCTCTGTCGCTTTTTCCTGCGACTGGCAAAACAGGGACGATTGTTGGATACGCAGCGAAAACGTGAATGGCTCATTGAAAACAAACTTCTCGACAAGAACCTGATTTATTTTCTGGAAAGTTACAGCTCCGGCACCAAAGTTATTTCAGATATCTCACCGATTGCCTTCATCGCTGAATTACATCAGCGCTGGTTGGCAAGAAACAAAATATCTGAGCCGGTTGTTCCTCAGCAAGCTGAGAATATGCCTCGCAGCGCTTTGTTCTTCATCAGTTACTCCCGCATCACTGACAGTAAAGCTGCGGTTAAACTGATTAAATCATTGCAGTCTCAGGGTGTCGCATCCCATGAAATCTGGTTTGATAAAAATTCAATTGAACCGGGTAATGATCTGCGAACGCGCATCCTGAACGGCATTCGGACCTGTCGGTATTTTATTCCGCTGATATCCAAATCGGCTGATGCAGTAGATGAAAAATATTTCCGTCGCGAATGGCATGAAGCCATCGATAGAAGTAAAGCGATACAAGGGCGAACGTTTATTTTTCCAATCGTTGTCGACCAAGCTTTCAAACTTGAAGAATTCCGGCGCATTCCACATGAATTTATGGAGTTGCTCATCGGTCATGCCCCCGCTGGCGAACCAAACGAACAAACCCTTGTTGCGCTGAAAAAATTAATCCGCAGCGAACGCCTAAATCAGGAGCATGCCTGA
- a CDS encoding ATP-dependent DNA helicase, whose product MFDLKSVFAPDGLLSKHISGYRERMSQLEMAKAIAESIDKNGILVAEAGTGTGKTFAYLVPALLAGGKVIISTGTKTLQDQLFNRDIPNVRSALNVPVTVALLKGRANYICHYHLERSLQDNHLSFVNRDEIKYLQLIERHAMSSKDGDKSGLNTVPENAAVWHHVTATRENCLGSECPDYKRCFLMEARKKALAADVVVVNHHLFFADVMLRDEGLTELLPACNTVIFDEAHQLPQTASLFFGESVSTGQLLDLARDSKMEAIQAAKDCVALPDAIGAMEKAARDLRLTITEENMRFSLSVLTKNNAFHRALDELLVKLAELNAILEEQATRSEGLENCWRRANDHSNLIQRWRDDADTEGFVRWVEVYSKVLQLNATPLSIAEIFNRQLSATPRAWIFTSATLSVKKQFDHYLGEMGLVTAQSVSWDSPFNFQEQALLYVPTGLPEPSHRDYIGHVVKAALPVLKASRGRAFFLCTSLRSMQQIHDQITAAFESELIDYPLLLQGDGSRSMLLKRFRQLENAVLIGSHSFWEGIDVRGEALSLVIIDKLPFAPPDDPVLSARIEKINREGGNAFMEYQLPHAVISLKQGAGRLIRDETDRGVLMICDPRLTTKSYGRKIWQSLPPMRRTRQLADVEQFFLAERQTTVS is encoded by the coding sequence ATGTTCGATCTCAAATCGGTTTTTGCGCCAGACGGTCTGTTGTCCAAACATATATCGGGTTACCGGGAGCGGATGTCACAGCTGGAAATGGCGAAGGCGATTGCAGAAAGCATAGATAAAAACGGCATTCTGGTTGCCGAAGCAGGGACGGGTACGGGGAAAACATTTGCCTATCTGGTGCCTGCCTTGCTGGCAGGCGGCAAGGTGATTATATCCACTGGTACCAAAACGTTGCAGGATCAGCTGTTCAATCGGGATATTCCAAACGTGCGGTCGGCGTTGAATGTGCCGGTAACTGTGGCGCTGTTGAAAGGGCGTGCAAACTATATCTGCCATTATCACCTGGAACGGAGCCTGCAAGATAATCACCTGAGTTTTGTCAATCGCGACGAAATCAAATATTTGCAATTGATTGAGCGTCATGCGATGAGCAGCAAGGACGGCGATAAAAGCGGCCTGAACACGGTGCCGGAAAATGCAGCGGTGTGGCACCATGTGACTGCTACGCGGGAAAATTGTTTGGGTTCGGAATGCCCGGATTATAAACGCTGTTTTTTGATGGAAGCGCGCAAAAAAGCATTGGCTGCAGATGTCGTGGTGGTGAATCATCATTTGTTTTTCGCCGATGTCATGTTGCGCGACGAGGGACTAACTGAACTGCTGCCTGCGTGTAATACAGTGATTTTTGACGAAGCGCACCAGTTGCCGCAAACCGCAAGCCTTTTCTTCGGTGAATCGGTCAGCACCGGTCAGTTGCTCGATCTGGCGCGTGACAGTAAGATGGAAGCGATTCAAGCGGCTAAAGACTGTGTGGCTTTGCCGGACGCGATTGGCGCAATGGAAAAAGCCGCCAGGGATTTGCGTCTGACAATTACCGAAGAGAATATGCGTTTTTCATTGTCCGTGCTGACCAAAAATAACGCATTTCATCGTGCACTGGATGAATTATTGGTAAAGCTAGCTGAATTAAACGCTATTCTCGAGGAACAGGCAACGCGTTCGGAAGGGCTGGAAAATTGCTGGCGCCGCGCGAATGATCACAGTAATCTGATCCAACGCTGGCGGGACGATGCCGACACGGAAGGTTTTGTGCGCTGGGTTGAGGTGTACAGTAAAGTCTTGCAGCTTAACGCGACGCCGCTATCGATTGCGGAAATTTTTAACAGACAGTTGAGTGCAACACCGCGGGCCTGGATTTTTACTTCGGCTACATTATCGGTAAAAAAACAGTTTGACCATTATCTGGGGGAAATGGGGTTAGTGACAGCGCAGTCTGTCAGTTGGGACAGTCCATTTAATTTTCAAGAACAGGCATTGCTTTATGTGCCGACCGGCTTGCCCGAACCCAGCCATCGGGACTATATCGGGCATGTCGTCAAGGCAGCGCTGCCTGTGCTGAAAGCCAGCAGAGGGCGTGCGTTTTTCTTATGCACCAGTTTGCGCTCCATGCAGCAGATCCATGACCAGATAACAGCTGCATTTGAATCCGAACTGATTGATTATCCGCTTTTACTGCAGGGCGATGGATCCCGTTCCATGCTCCTGAAACGTTTTCGTCAGCTCGAGAATGCGGTTTTAATCGGCAGTCATTCTTTCTGGGAAGGAATCGATGTGCGCGGTGAAGCACTGTCGCTGGTAATTATCGACAAGCTGCCGTTTGCACCGCCGGATGATCCTGTATTGTCCGCACGCATCGAAAAAATAAACCGAGAAGGTGGCAATGCATTTATGGAATATCAATTGCCGCATGCCGTGATCAGTTTGAAGCAAGGCGCGGGCCGTTTAATTCGGGACGAAACGGATCGTGGTGTACTGATGATTTGTGATCCGCGGTTGACAACAAAGTCGTATGGCCGAAAAATCTGGCAAAGCCTGCCGCCGATGCGGCGCACCCGGCAACTGGCCGATGTTGAGCAGTTTTTCCTGGCGGAACGACAGACTACAGTTTCTTAG
- a CDS encoding LPS-assembly protein LptD gives MKNHKNCAFRLIFSLITSCCISSGLLAEDKVIKPRLKPETTNPAYLTKNSSTTHPKSLTIKADRVEGIYEQEMEAIGHAQLCYGDNTLTAERMKYFPQTNETEVTGNIRFDRKNDIIQGDYLKLNLDTEKGFLSEPRYTMKDGDGRGMGEKLLFEGKNNYRLKKGSYTTCPVEQEDWYIQASDLKINSETETGVARNVSVIFKDIPILYTPWLDFSYSGKRKTGFLAPVVGHTARSGADLAAPFYINIAPNMDATIAPRVMSKRGFMLSNEMRYIGRGVRGQAQADVLPDDINTHDTRYGVSFQHAQYLGQGWRGQLDYNRVSDNRFLRDLSNNLSQTSRTNLLQQAGLFYHGALGHDGTLSFSAIAQRFQTLQDPFATINTNLLTISPYKRLPQFTMNAIKRNVAGLDFNLNATWTNFAHQDPTRVDGKRLTFFPTVSLPLRNSYGFITPKFGLHYTNYALNSAVSDKGNNTDRLIPIVSLDSGVIFDRNMTIGGNNYIQTLEPRAFYVYAPFKEQSFLPNFDSAESDFSFAQMLTENRFSGQDRINDANQITLALTSRLLEPATGIERLRAAVGQQFRFSERKVILDSSQITSRRADFIAALAGRLTREISTDVNIQLDQQSLRTEKIRAGISYQPELGKVINLGYRYTRDVRESIDIPVNQLNTAIKQVDTSIQWPFFSNWHTVARVNYSLRDDRLLAGLAGFEYIACCYKFRVVVQKLTTATNRTTTAVFVQLELNGLMNIGSNPLRVLQQSIPGYTSIY, from the coding sequence ATGAAAAACCACAAAAACTGCGCTTTCCGATTAATTTTCTCCCTGATTACAAGCTGTTGTATTTCGTCAGGATTACTGGCGGAAGATAAAGTCATTAAGCCACGCTTAAAACCCGAAACAACCAATCCAGCGTACCTGACCAAAAACAGCAGCACGACACACCCGAAATCTCTGACGATTAAAGCGGATCGTGTTGAAGGAATTTATGAACAGGAAATGGAAGCAATCGGTCATGCACAGCTCTGCTACGGCGATAATACATTGACAGCAGAGCGCATGAAGTATTTTCCACAGACCAATGAAACTGAAGTAACTGGCAATATCCGTTTTGACAGGAAAAACGATATTATTCAGGGTGATTATCTAAAACTGAATCTGGATACCGAAAAGGGTTTTCTCTCCGAACCTCGCTACACCATGAAAGACGGCGATGGTCGTGGCATGGGCGAGAAACTGTTATTTGAAGGAAAGAATAACTATCGGTTAAAGAAAGGCAGCTACACCACCTGTCCCGTTGAGCAAGAAGACTGGTATATCCAGGCCAGTGACCTCAAAATCAACAGCGAAACAGAAACAGGCGTTGCACGTAATGTCAGTGTCATATTCAAGGACATACCCATTCTGTACACACCCTGGCTGGATTTTTCCTACAGCGGAAAGCGAAAAACCGGATTCCTGGCGCCGGTCGTCGGACACACCGCGCGCAGTGGCGCCGATTTGGCGGCGCCGTTTTATATAAATATCGCGCCCAATATGGATGCAACCATCGCGCCGCGCGTTATGTCGAAACGCGGTTTCATGCTCAGCAATGAAATGCGTTATATCGGCCGTGGTGTGCGCGGCCAGGCTCAAGCAGACGTGCTGCCCGATGATATTAACACCCATGATACACGCTACGGCGTTTCATTTCAGCACGCTCAGTATTTAGGGCAGGGCTGGCGGGGTCAGCTTGATTATAATCGCGTTTCCGACAATCGCTTTTTACGTGATCTGTCAAACAATCTGTCGCAAACCAGTCGCACAAACCTGTTGCAACAGGCAGGACTGTTTTATCACGGCGCGTTAGGTCATGACGGAACACTCAGTTTTTCGGCAATCGCACAGCGATTTCAAACTTTGCAGGATCCGTTTGCAACGATCAATACGAACCTGCTGACAATTTCACCGTACAAGCGCTTGCCGCAATTTACCATGAATGCGATCAAACGTAATGTTGCAGGACTGGATTTCAACCTGAATGCCACCTGGACCAATTTCGCGCATCAGGATCCGACCCGTGTTGATGGCAAACGCCTGACATTCTTTCCTACGGTCAGCCTCCCGTTACGTAACTCGTATGGTTTTATTACGCCAAAATTTGGTCTGCACTACACAAATTATGCATTGAATTCAGCTGTCAGCGACAAAGGCAACAATACGGACAGGTTGATACCCATTGTCAGCCTGGACAGTGGCGTTATATTCGACCGCAATATGACGATTGGCGGGAATAACTATATACAGACATTGGAGCCGCGCGCATTTTATGTCTACGCACCATTTAAAGAACAAAGTTTTCTGCCAAATTTTGATTCTGCAGAGTCGGACTTCAGTTTTGCACAAATGTTGACAGAAAACCGTTTTAGCGGTCAAGACCGTATCAACGATGCCAATCAAATCACCTTGGCATTGACTTCGCGCTTACTGGAGCCAGCCACCGGTATTGAGCGTTTAAGGGCTGCTGTCGGCCAGCAGTTCCGTTTTTCGGAACGCAAGGTTATTCTGGATTCATCACAGATCACCAGTCGCAGGGCCGATTTCATTGCAGCGCTGGCCGGCCGTTTGACCCGTGAAATCAGTACCGATGTCAACATTCAACTCGATCAACAGTCGCTGCGCACCGAAAAAATCCGCGCCGGCATAAGTTATCAACCGGAACTCGGCAAAGTCATTAATCTGGGTTACCGTTATACGCGCGATGTGCGGGAAAGCATAGACATCCCGGTTAATCAGCTCAATACAGCGATCAAACAAGTTGACACGTCCATTCAGTGGCCGTTTTTTTCAAACTGGCATACGGTCGCACGCGTAAATTATTCATTGCGGGATGATCGATTGCTGGCGGGTTTGGCCGGATTTGAGTATATTGCTTGTTGCTATAAATTTCGGGTCGTCGTACAAAAACTGACAACGGCAACAAATAGAACAACAACGGCGGTTTTTGTCCAGCTTGAATTGAACGGATTGATGAATATTGGTTCAAATCCATTACGTGTATTGCAACAAAGCATCCCAGGCTATACCAGTATTTACTAA
- a CDS encoding peptidylprolyl isomerase, which produces MNSNTFMAKLITITLFAGLFLFSACLFAEPDETPFDTDIPLIVNDPDDQESPSELPDQMQRFDQGRIVLDQIAAIVNEEVITQLELDNAVITANRNLIQQGIEPPELDSMQTQVLETLVIKSIQLQHAKEIGMSVSDSELDETIHRIADENKLSMQEFYSTLEEDGVSFNRFRQEIRDEIIMARLKERQINSQVNVTEGEIDNFLRTQETSAIGNDEFLLAHILISVTEHMDNIQIHEKSQRAEQALKKLNDGNDFAQVAAEFSDAPDAMSGGILDWRPITQMGPTFGQLLSPLEIGETTPVVQSPNGFHIFKLLDRRAQENRAVFIDKTHARHILIKVNELTSESDAREEIIQLKKRIDNGDNFAELAKLYSEDGSASSGGDLGWLSPGNTVPPFEQAMNKLLPGQISDPVQTQFGWHLIQVLERRTQDVSDESQRESARQAIRTRKAEVVVQEMIRQLRDQAYVEYRADDIE; this is translated from the coding sequence ATGAATTCAAATACTTTTATGGCAAAATTAATAACCATCACGCTATTTGCTGGTTTGTTTTTATTTTCAGCATGTCTTTTCGCAGAACCCGATGAAACGCCATTTGATACTGATATTCCACTAATCGTGAATGACCCGGACGATCAGGAATCGCCCTCAGAGTTACCGGATCAGATGCAACGATTTGACCAGGGCAGAATCGTTCTCGATCAAATTGCAGCCATTGTCAATGAGGAAGTGATCACCCAATTGGAACTGGATAATGCAGTCATTACTGCAAACCGGAATCTGATCCAGCAAGGTATCGAACCACCTGAACTCGACTCAATGCAAACTCAAGTTCTGGAAACACTCGTAATCAAATCGATACAGTTACAACATGCCAAGGAAATTGGCATGTCTGTCAGCGATAGCGAACTTGACGAAACAATTCATCGTATTGCTGATGAAAACAAGCTCTCGATGCAGGAATTTTATTCAACACTAGAAGAAGACGGCGTCAGTTTTAATAGATTCCGTCAGGAAATACGCGACGAAATCATTATGGCGCGATTAAAAGAGCGGCAAATCAACAGTCAGGTCAATGTAACGGAAGGTGAAATCGATAATTTCCTGCGAACGCAGGAAACATCCGCAATTGGAAACGATGAATTTTTGCTCGCGCATATTCTGATTTCGGTTACGGAACATATGGATAACATACAAATCCATGAAAAAAGTCAACGCGCAGAACAAGCGCTGAAAAAACTGAATGACGGCAACGATTTTGCACAAGTTGCGGCCGAATTCTCTGATGCGCCGGATGCCATGAGTGGCGGAATCCTCGATTGGCGTCCGATTACGCAAATGGGTCCCACTTTTGGTCAGTTGCTTTCGCCACTTGAAATTGGTGAAACCACACCTGTCGTGCAAAGCCCAAACGGGTTTCATATCTTTAAATTACTCGACCGGCGCGCACAGGAAAACAGGGCTGTCTTTATTGACAAAACCCATGCACGTCACATTCTCATCAAAGTCAATGAGCTGACTTCAGAAAGCGATGCAAGAGAAGAGATTATCCAGCTTAAAAAACGTATTGATAACGGTGACAATTTTGCAGAACTTGCCAAGCTCTATTCTGAGGATGGCAGTGCTTCTTCAGGTGGCGACCTTGGGTGGCTTTCACCCGGCAATACCGTTCCACCCTTTGAGCAAGCGATGAATAAACTATTACCCGGACAAATCAGCGACCCGGTGCAAACCCAGTTTGGCTGGCATTTAATACAAGTGCTGGAGCGCCGCACTCAGGATGTTAGCGACGAAAGCCAACGTGAAAGCGCACGTCAGGCTATTCGCACAAGAAAAGCGGAAGTTGTTGTACAAGAAATGATACGCCAACTTCGTGATCAGGCTTATGTCGAATATCGGGCTGATGATATTGAATGA
- the pdxA gene encoding 4-hydroxythreonine-4-phosphate dehydrogenase PdxA has protein sequence MTVEYLPTLALTAGEPAGIGPDICLQIAQHTLPCKLVVIADKTLLKTRVQQLQIPVKLMDVDKQAPGHHQAGYLYVAHQPIAEKAIPGVLNSANAVYVLATLRNAVEGCRQNRYDAMVTAPIHKGVINDAGIAFTGHTEFLAELTASQTVMMLVGGGMRVALATTHLPLKDVPAAISPQNLESKLRIIQHDLIDRFALTHPRIAVAGLNPHAGESGHLGREEIDIITPVLEKLLHEGFQLDGPLPADTLFNPSRLKSFDCIFTMYHDQGLPVLKHASFGAGVNVTLGLPIIRTSVDHGTALDLAGTGGADSGSLLTAIELAIELAKNTKNKTNLKLPAS, from the coding sequence ATGACCGTTGAGTATCTTCCGACGCTCGCATTGACGGCAGGTGAGCCGGCAGGAATTGGCCCGGACATCTGTCTGCAAATTGCGCAGCATACCTTACCCTGCAAGCTTGTAGTTATTGCCGACAAGACATTGCTCAAAACACGTGTGCAACAGTTGCAGATCCCCGTCAAGCTGATGGATGTCGACAAACAGGCGCCGGGTCATCACCAAGCCGGTTATTTATATGTAGCACACCAACCCATTGCCGAGAAAGCCATCCCAGGCGTATTAAATTCAGCCAATGCCGTATATGTGCTGGCTACATTACGGAATGCCGTTGAGGGCTGTCGTCAAAATCGGTATGACGCAATGGTTACCGCACCCATCCATAAAGGCGTGATTAACGATGCGGGAATAGCATTTACCGGACATACCGAATTTCTGGCCGAGCTGACTGCCAGCCAAACTGTCATGATGCTTGTCGGTGGCGGCATGCGCGTAGCCCTTGCCACCACCCACTTGCCGCTTAAAGATGTGCCTGCAGCGATTTCACCGCAAAATCTGGAAAGCAAGCTCCGCATTATTCAACACGACCTAATCGACCGGTTTGCGTTAACCCATCCCCGTATTGCTGTTGCCGGCCTGAATCCACATGCCGGGGAATCAGGACATCTGGGTCGCGAGGAAATTGACATCATTACTCCCGTGCTGGAGAAACTGCTTCACGAAGGTTTCCAACTCGATGGTCCACTCCCAGCAGACACCCTGTTTAACCCATCCCGGTTAAAATCTTTTGACTGTATTTTTACCATGTACCATGATCAAGGCTTGCCTGTATTAAAACATGCAAGTTTTGGTGCTGGCGTCAATGTGACTCTGGGTTTGCCAATTATTCGCACTTCCGTGGATCACGGCACGGCACTGGATCTGGCTGGTACCGGCGGCGCAGATTCCGGCAGTCTGCTCACGGCGATTGAATTGGCGATTGAATTGGCAAAAAATACGAAAAACAAGACAAATCTTAAATTACCCGCTTCATAA
- the rsmA gene encoding 16S rRNA (adenine(1518)-N(6)/adenine(1519)-N(6))-dimethyltransferase RsmA → MAHKARKRFGQNFLVDRQIIAEIINIINPYPEDHIIEIGPGLGALTRPLLKTLDHLTVIELDRDIVEKLKKEFPQDKLTIHSADALRFDFSTLGNDLRIIGNLPYNISTPLLFHLSQFSASILDMQFMLQKEVVERLVAKPSTSDYGRLSVMLQYRFEMEQVLSVSANAFHPVPKVESAIVHLRPIKNKIPVVTNEVLFAQIVTTAFSQRRKTLRNTLSRYLTNDDFVRLALDPGLRAENITVAQYIHIANDLAARMHSN, encoded by the coding sequence ATGGCACACAAAGCCCGCAAACGTTTTGGACAAAATTTCCTGGTTGACCGGCAAATCATTGCTGAAATCATTAACATCATCAACCCTTATCCAGAAGACCACATTATCGAAATCGGCCCTGGCCTTGGCGCTTTAACCCGGCCCTTGTTAAAAACGCTTGACCATCTCACTGTAATCGAGCTGGATCGGGATATTGTCGAAAAATTGAAAAAAGAATTTCCACAGGACAAACTGACCATTCATTCTGCCGACGCATTGCGATTTGATTTTTCCACCCTTGGGAATGACCTGCGAATTATTGGCAACCTGCCCTATAATATATCAACCCCCCTGCTCTTTCATCTCAGCCAGTTCTCCGCATCTATTCTTGACATGCAATTCATGTTGCAAAAAGAGGTTGTTGAGCGCCTTGTAGCCAAACCATCTACATCTGACTACGGACGCTTATCGGTCATGTTGCAATACCGCTTTGAAATGGAACAGGTGCTTTCAGTTTCAGCCAATGCCTTCCATCCCGTACCCAAAGTTGAATCCGCAATCGTACATCTGCGACCGATCAAAAACAAAATACCTGTAGTGACCAACGAAGTATTGTTCGCTCAAATTGTTACCACGGCATTTTCCCAACGGCGCAAAACATTACGAAACACCTTGTCACGCTATCTCACAAACGACGATTTTGTGCGTCTGGCACTTGACCCGGGCTTGCGCGCAGAAAATATAACAGTAGCTCAGTATATTCATATTGCCAATGACCTTGCTGCCAGAATGCACAGCAATTAG
- a CDS encoding DUF4177 domain-containing protein has product MAYTEYKILHITEGGLGTIFLGASGLPLKKLESILNKEAADGWQLVFQLVEQKRFLLFWKREAVIITLGR; this is encoded by the coding sequence ATGGCGTATACGGAATATAAAATATTACACATTACCGAAGGCGGACTTGGGACTATTTTCCTGGGCGCTTCTGGATTGCCCCTCAAAAAACTGGAATCAATTTTAAATAAAGAAGCCGCCGATGGCTGGCAACTGGTTTTTCAATTGGTTGAACAAAAGCGTTTTTTATTGTTCTGGAAACGCGAAGCAGTGATCATCACACTTGGCCGCTAG
- a CDS encoding TM2 domain-containing protein, with amino-acid sequence MISQEEVLNEEEHIRKLVRALPDDKRYVFYKETEKQLKDPDTYATLNYIFIAGLHHFYLGKWMRGLFNISVFLIGAIMLFTPLAIIGLLLIIAISVIELYALFKSQIIVHAYNNAVMKRIYSEIIKEQGKRQNLS; translated from the coding sequence ATGATTTCCCAGGAAGAAGTGCTTAATGAGGAAGAACACATACGCAAATTAGTCCGGGCGTTACCGGACGACAAACGTTACGTATTTTACAAGGAAACAGAAAAACAACTTAAAGACCCGGATACTTATGCAACATTAAATTATATCTTCATTGCAGGCCTGCACCATTTTTATCTGGGGAAATGGATGCGCGGTTTATTCAATATTTCCGTTTTCCTGATTGGCGCGATCATGTTGTTTACGCCACTTGCTATTATTGGGTTGTTATTGATTATTGCGATCAGCGTTATCGAACTTTATGCACTCTTTAAATCACAAATCATTGTTCATGCGTATAATAATGCAGTCATGAAACGGATATACAGTGAAATCATCAAAGAACAAGGTAAGCGCCAGAACCTTTCCTGA